Proteins from one Acidobacteriota bacterium genomic window:
- a CDS encoding polysaccharide biosynthesis/export family protein produces the protein MIGRNPEAQHKRRLGAGLLALLLASTTVALAQQAPPPAAPSAATPAQPPAPSAGAGVDATRYVIGAEDTLQITVWKEPTLSGTVPVRPDGRISMVLVGDLPAAGRTPMQLADDITVKLKKYIQDPNVSVVVMSVNSQKVFLVGEVGKVGPVMMTAGMTPLQAIAAGGGLTAYANSKKIYILRNEGGKQEKIPFNYKQALKGEAQGPELKPGDTIVVP, from the coding sequence ATGATCGGTCGCAACCCGGAAGCTCAACACAAGAGGAGACTGGGGGCCGGTCTGCTGGCCCTTCTGCTCGCCTCGACAACCGTCGCGCTGGCGCAGCAGGCTCCGCCTCCGGCAGCTCCTTCTGCCGCAACGCCTGCGCAGCCACCCGCTCCCTCTGCTGGAGCGGGCGTCGATGCCACCCGATATGTTATCGGCGCCGAAGATACCCTCCAGATCACGGTCTGGAAGGAGCCGACGCTCTCGGGGACCGTTCCGGTCCGTCCCGACGGCAGAATCTCGATGGTGCTGGTCGGCGATCTGCCCGCCGCGGGCAGAACCCCCATGCAGCTTGCCGACGACATTACCGTCAAGCTCAAGAAGTATATTCAGGACCCGAACGTCTCCGTCGTCGTGATGTCGGTCAACAGCCAGAAGGTCTTCCTCGTCGGCGAGGTCGGAAAGGTCGGCCCGGTGATGATGACGGCAGGCATGACGCCGCTCCAGGCCATCGCCGCCGGCGGAGGCCTGACTGCCTACGCCAACTCCAAGAAGATCTACATCCTGCGCAATGAAGGCGGCAAGCAGGAGAAGATTCCGTTCAACTACAAGCAGGCGCTGAAAGGCGAAGCGCAGGGCCCCGAACTCAAGCCGGGAGATACGATCGTCGTCCCATGA
- a CDS encoding lipopolysaccharide biosynthesis protein encodes MLGHRALTLDDYLAILKRRGWMIALPAVLLTLIGLGLTYVVPPQYVSQTLVLVEQQKVPEDYVKPVIEEDLTARLASMKEQILSRSRLQPIIERFNLYGTKRMTMDDRIDQVRKDINIKPIHSEMARTGGLPGFFIAFKANDARTAQLVCGEITSLFVSQNLSARAQSAEGTTDFLKGQLADAKRTLDDQDSKLAAFQQKYMGRLPGEEATNMNMMTSLNTQLDAATQQLARMQQDRSYIEAMLAQQSINTPATGGAAGSSSLSTQQTELQTLLAEESDLTKRYTDDYPDVVAVKRKIKELRAQIAAAPAAPAAGSVTSAPNRNDSPAVQQLRAQLKAIEQGILQKQHDQANIESQIRMYQGRISSSPLVQEEYKNVTRDYQTAQAFYDDLLKKMNASKMATDLERRQQGENFKVMDEPNLPDSPTFPKRGVFVGAGFAAGFILGLMLVAWREYRDTALRTERDVWAFTKLPTLGVISFTGDLADLKPKRGLFRRSKPDLGASAKPLTSTGG; translated from the coding sequence ATGTTAGGACATCGCGCACTTACGCTCGACGACTATCTCGCGATTCTCAAGCGCAGGGGATGGATGATTGCGCTTCCGGCGGTCCTGCTGACGCTGATCGGGTTGGGACTGACCTATGTCGTTCCGCCGCAGTACGTCTCGCAGACCCTCGTGCTGGTGGAGCAGCAGAAGGTGCCCGAGGACTACGTCAAGCCCGTCATCGAAGAAGACCTGACCGCCCGACTGGCCTCCATGAAGGAGCAGATCCTCAGCCGTTCGCGGCTCCAGCCCATCATCGAGCGCTTCAACCTCTACGGCACCAAGCGCATGACGATGGACGACCGCATCGACCAGGTCCGCAAGGACATCAACATCAAGCCCATCCACTCGGAGATGGCGCGCACCGGCGGCCTGCCGGGCTTCTTCATCGCCTTCAAGGCGAACGACGCCCGCACGGCGCAGCTCGTCTGCGGAGAGATCACCTCGCTCTTCGTCAGCCAGAACCTCAGCGCGCGCGCGCAGTCGGCTGAAGGCACAACGGACTTCCTCAAGGGCCAGCTTGCCGATGCCAAGCGCACCCTCGACGATCAGGATTCAAAGCTCGCCGCGTTCCAGCAGAAGTACATGGGAAGGCTTCCCGGCGAGGAAGCCACCAACATGAACATGATGACCAGCCTGAACACGCAGCTTGACGCCGCGACGCAGCAACTGGCACGCATGCAGCAGGACCGCAGCTACATCGAGGCCATGCTGGCGCAGCAGAGCATCAACACTCCCGCGACTGGCGGCGCCGCAGGCTCGTCCAGTCTGAGCACGCAGCAGACTGAGCTGCAAACCCTCCTCGCCGAAGAGTCCGACCTGACCAAGCGCTACACCGACGACTATCCCGATGTCGTCGCCGTGAAGCGCAAGATCAAGGAGCTTCGCGCGCAGATCGCTGCCGCACCCGCGGCGCCGGCGGCCGGCTCCGTCACCTCCGCTCCCAACCGCAACGACTCTCCGGCGGTGCAGCAGCTTCGCGCCCAGTTGAAGGCGATCGAGCAGGGCATCCTCCAGAAGCAGCACGACCAGGCCAACATCGAGTCGCAGATCAGGATGTACCAGGGCCGCATCTCATCGAGCCCGCTCGTGCAGGAGGAGTACAAGAACGTCACGCGCGACTACCAGACCGCGCAGGCCTTCTACGACGACCTGCTGAAGAAGATGAACGCCTCCAAGATGGCGACCGATCTCGAGCGCAGGCAGCAGGGAGAGAACTTCAAAGTGATGGACGAACCCAATCTTCCCGACAGCCCCACCTTCCCCAAGCGCGGCGTCTTCGTCGGCGCTGGATTTGCCGCGGGCTTCATCCTCGGCCTGATGCTGGTGGCCTGGCGCGAGTATCGCGATACGGCGCTGCGCACCGAGCGCGATGTGTGGGCCTTCACCAAGCTGCCCACCCTCGGCGTCATCTCGTTTACCGGCGACCTCGCCGACCTGAAGCCGAAGCGGGGACTCTTCAGGCGCTCGAAGCCTGACCTCGGCGCTTCGGCCAAACCGCTGACGAGTACAGGTGGCTAA